The DNA region AATGGCGTCTGTTTTGATTAGTAATGCCATTCGGTTATCAATCAGACGCCACTTCTTTATCAATCAGATGCCACTCCTAAGGAGCAGGGTGGGAATGTAACTCTGCCAGGGGGGTGGGGGGACTCCCCCCTGCCTGCGTAAGAGTTTGATTTATAAGGAGTTAAAGAAGGAATAATGGCAAAAAATGGTGGTTTTTAAGGCAAAAATAAGGATTTTTGTATGTGTAAATACCTGTTTTACTTCAAATGCTGTGAAATAAAGAGGTCCACCTCAGGCAGGCCGCCCTGTAGAATCAAATAGCCGTCGTGCGGCTCGCGTTCCGTTATTTCGTGGGCTATGGATGTGAGCATCATCTCCTTGACCTTGGCCGGTTCTTTGGTGTGGCCCAGCACCCAGCACAATTTCATATAGGCCACTTCAGGCAGCATATTGGCGCAGGGGATGACGCCCAGGTCCATCAAATCACGGCCCGTGTCATAGACATACATCTGGACATAGCCCCATAATGTCTGAACCGTCATCACGACCGTAATGCCTTTATCCACCGCCTTCTTTAACGGCGCATAGAGCGGCTTATTGACGTGGCCCAGCCCGGTGCCGGCAATGACAATGCCTTCATACCCGTGGTCAATCAGGGAATCAATCATGTCCGGCTTCATATTGGGATAATAATAGACAATGGCCACCTTTTCGTTAAAGGCCGTGTCTATCTTGACTTTCTTATCCGCGCGCCGGCGCTTGTAATCATCGGTAAAGAACTTGAATTCGGTCGGCGAGGCCAGACCTATGGGAATCCCGCCGATGGTCCTGAATGTGCTCCGGTAGCTGGAATGCATCTTGCGCACCCGGGTGCCCCGATGGAGCAGGCAATACTTATCGCTGGTCGGGCCGAACATGCAGACCATGACTTCAGCTGCGTCGCTGTAGGCCGCGGTCCGGACCGAGTTTATCAGGTTTAGGGCTGCGTCACTGGATGGCCGGTCGCTGGAACGCTGTGAGCCGACCATGACAATCGGCACCGGCGTATCTTGGACCATAAAAGAAAGTATGGCCGCGGTGTGGTGCATGGTATCCGTGCCGTGGCCGATGACAATGCCGGCCGCGCCGGCCTCGATTTCCTGGCCGATGGCCTGGGCCGTGGCGATATACTGCTCCGGGCCCATATTTTCGCTAAACACCCCGAAGAGTTTTATGGTCTTGAGGTTGCAGATATCAGCCAGTTCCGGCACCGCGCCGTAGAGTTCGCCCGGCGTAAAGGCCGGGATGACCGCGCCGGTCCGGTAATCCAGCCGCGAGGCAATGGTTCCGCCCGTGCCCAGCAGCGTCACATTGGGCTTGGCCGGGTCAAACGGGAATGCCTTTTCGGGAATCTTATAGATGGCTTCTTTATAGCCCAGTTCCTTGATGGCAGTGATGGAATCGATATTGATGCCGGTATTATATCCGGCCCGGATTTTCAGGACGATATGCTGGCTGTCGCCGGTCTCGGATCGGGGCAAGATGATGCCCTCGAACTCGCCTTTGGTGGTATTGATGATGACATCGCTCCAGACCTTGACGTTGAACTGGATGAGCTTCTCTTTGGCCTTGCCTTTATAGCCTTTATAAAAATCAGTGGTCATAAAATTAGAACACGAATCACACGAACACCGCAGTGACCGCGAAGCGAATTAAGCGAATCACACGAATAATATTAAATACAATACAATTATTATCGGAATAATCGATAAATAAGAATAGGCGGATTATTAAAGCTGTTATTCATTGCCAATCAGGGCGGGGTTTTATAGGATATATCGTATGACATTCACTAATTTATTCGGCGGGCTGTTATTTGGATGCATCGGGCTGGCTGCCTTCACGATAGGCAGGAAACGGGCCAGGTTTAAGATGATGATAACCGGTATCATTTTGATGGGTTTCCCTTATTTGATGGGTGATAGCGCCATAGCACTGTATGCCCTGGGTGGGCTTTTAACCGCGTCATTATTTGTGTTTAAAGAGTAATTTATAACAACTGGATTCAACTGATTAAACGGATAAACCTAATCTGATAAATCCGTTAAATCCTGTTGTCTAAATAAGGAGATTAACTTATGGTAGAAAGAACCGAATACAAAGGCAATCCGATAATCGTGCTCAAGCGCGACGAGAATGATAAATTCCCGTTCTCATTCGGATTATCCAAGGCCAAACTTATCCTGGA from Planctomycetota bacterium includes:
- the gatD gene encoding Glu-tRNA(Gln) amidotransferase subunit GatD → MTTDFYKGYKGKAKEKLIQFNVKVWSDVIINTTKGEFEGIILPRSETGDSQHIVLKIRAGYNTGINIDSITAIKELGYKEAIYKIPEKAFPFDPAKPNVTLLGTGGTIASRLDYRTGAVIPAFTPGELYGAVPELADICNLKTIKLFGVFSENMGPEQYIATAQAIGQEIEAGAAGIVIGHGTDTMHHTAAILSFMVQDTPVPIVMVGSQRSSDRPSSDAALNLINSVRTAAYSDAAEVMVCMFGPTSDKYCLLHRGTRVRKMHSSYRSTFRTIGGIPIGLASPTEFKFFTDDYKRRRADKKVKIDTAFNEKVAIVYYYPNMKPDMIDSLIDHGYEGIVIAGTGLGHVNKPLYAPLKKAVDKGITVVMTVQTLWGYVQMYVYDTGRDLMDLGVIPCANMLPEVAYMKLCWVLGHTKEPAKVKEMMLTSIAHEITEREPHDGYLILQGGLPEVDLFISQHLK
- a CDS encoding amino acid transport protein; amino-acid sequence: MTFTNLFGGLLFGCIGLAAFTIGRKRARFKMMITGIILMGFPYLMGDSAIALYALGGLLTASLFVFKE